Proteins encoded by one window of Anaeromyxobacter diazotrophicus:
- a CDS encoding DNA gyrase inhibitor YacG produces the protein MTATKTCAICGKPVPPRPENRSYPFCSDRCRLIDLSKWLGEEYRIPGPRAGDGADQPPAPGAEEDEPS, from the coding sequence GTGACCGCGACGAAGACCTGCGCCATCTGCGGCAAGCCGGTCCCTCCGCGGCCGGAGAACCGCTCCTATCCGTTCTGCTCCGACCGCTGCCGGCTCATCGACCTCTCGAAGTGGCTCGGCGAGGAGTACCGCATCCCCGGCCCGCGCGCCGGCGACGGCGCGGACCAGCCGCCCGCGCCCGGCGCCGAGGAGGACGAGCCCTCGTGA
- a CDS encoding tyrosine-protein phosphatase, translating to MGLVDLHCHLLWDLDDGCRTAEETLEAARALSAVGYAEIAATPHVQARYSGGDERLVAARLAEARALLLREGVEIALHGGGENVLDEAYLERAGRGEGRPLGGHPRWALVEVPFQADVPDLAALVARALATGTAPILAHPERCVAFMQPGRAAEVVRLGGALQLNLGALTGRHGRVAQAFAERFLGEGLYAVAGTDLHAPEAADEWVGEALEALAVRAGARELRRLCELNPRRVLAGEELT from the coding sequence ATGGGCCTCGTCGACCTTCACTGCCACCTGCTCTGGGACCTCGACGACGGCTGCCGCACGGCCGAGGAGACGCTGGAGGCGGCCCGCGCGCTCTCGGCCGTCGGCTACGCCGAGATCGCGGCCACGCCGCACGTCCAGGCGCGCTACAGCGGCGGCGACGAGCGGCTCGTGGCGGCGCGGCTGGCCGAGGCGCGCGCGCTGCTGCTCCGGGAGGGGGTCGAGATCGCGCTTCACGGCGGGGGCGAGAACGTGCTCGACGAGGCATACCTGGAGCGCGCCGGCCGGGGCGAGGGGCGCCCGCTCGGCGGTCACCCGCGCTGGGCGCTGGTCGAGGTGCCGTTCCAGGCCGACGTCCCGGACCTGGCGGCGCTCGTGGCCCGCGCCCTCGCCACGGGGACGGCGCCCATCCTGGCGCACCCGGAGCGCTGCGTCGCCTTCATGCAGCCCGGGCGCGCGGCGGAGGTGGTCCGGCTCGGCGGGGCGCTGCAGCTCAACCTGGGCGCCCTGACCGGGCGCCACGGCCGCGTGGCGCAGGCGTTCGCCGAGCGGTTCCTGGGCGAGGGCCTCTACGCCGTGGCGGGCACCGACCTGCACGCGCCGGAGGCCGCCGACGAGTGGGTGGGCGAGGCGCTCGAGGCGCTCGCGGTCCGCGCCGGCGCGCGCGAGCTGCGGCGGTTGTGCGAACTGAACCCGCGGCGGGTGCTGGCGGGCGAGGAGCTCACATGA
- a CDS encoding ABC transporter permease has translation MILLPALRTALRALRKNKLRSALAMLGIVIAVAAVVSTVSLGQGARAKVAQQMASLGSNLLMVVPGSMNTHGAATGAGATQNLTLDDARAIERELPQAVAAVAPVNRSGAQVVYGDANWFTQIMGSTSAYLTVRQWPLAQGEPFGREEEAAGAKVCLLGQTVKEKLFGEANAVGEQIRVKHVPCKVVGVLAAKGQGSWGQDQDDVVVMPWSTLVRRIQGTQSDAVGMLMVEARGPQLVADAQREVTSLLKQRHRLAEAAEPDFQIRNLTEIQNSANQQTATLSLLLGSIALISLLVGAIGIANVMLVSVTERTREIGIRMAVGARGRDVLFQFLIEAVVLAAIGGLVGLALGAGVSWLMAVKAEWPTLLSPAVMAGTVLLAGLAGVVAGFYPALRASRLDPIDALRYE, from the coding sequence GTGATCCTCCTCCCCGCCCTGCGCACCGCGCTCCGCGCGCTGCGCAAGAACAAGCTCCGCTCCGCGCTGGCCATGCTCGGCATCGTCATCGCGGTGGCGGCGGTGGTCTCGACCGTCTCGCTGGGCCAGGGCGCGCGCGCCAAGGTGGCCCAGCAGATGGCCTCCCTCGGGTCGAACCTGCTCATGGTGGTCCCGGGCTCGATGAACACCCACGGCGCGGCCACCGGCGCCGGCGCCACCCAGAACCTCACCCTCGACGACGCCCGCGCCATCGAGCGCGAGCTGCCGCAGGCGGTGGCGGCGGTGGCCCCGGTGAACCGCAGCGGCGCGCAGGTCGTCTACGGCGACGCGAACTGGTTCACCCAGATCATGGGCTCCACCTCCGCCTACCTCACGGTGCGCCAGTGGCCGCTCGCGCAGGGCGAGCCGTTCGGGCGGGAGGAGGAGGCGGCCGGCGCGAAGGTGTGCCTCCTCGGCCAGACCGTGAAGGAGAAGCTATTCGGCGAGGCGAACGCGGTGGGCGAGCAGATCCGGGTGAAGCACGTGCCCTGCAAGGTGGTCGGGGTCCTGGCGGCGAAGGGCCAGGGCAGCTGGGGCCAGGATCAGGACGACGTGGTGGTCATGCCCTGGAGCACGCTGGTGCGGCGCATCCAGGGGACGCAGTCGGACGCGGTCGGGATGCTCATGGTCGAGGCCCGCGGCCCGCAGCTCGTCGCCGACGCGCAGCGCGAGGTCACCTCGCTCCTCAAGCAGCGCCACCGCCTGGCGGAAGCGGCCGAGCCCGACTTCCAGATCCGGAACCTCACCGAGATCCAGAACTCCGCCAACCAGCAGACCGCCACCCTCTCCCTGCTGCTCGGCTCCATCGCGCTCATCTCGCTGCTCGTCGGCGCCATCGGCATCGCGAACGTCATGCTGGTGTCGGTCACCGAGCGGACGCGCGAGATCGGGATCCGCATGGCGGTCGGGGCGCGCGGGCGCGACGTGCTCTTCCAGTTCCTCATCGAGGCGGTGGTGCTGGCGGCCATCGGCGGCCTGGTCGGCCTCGCCCTCGGCGCCGGCGTCTCCTGGCTCATGGCGGTGAAGGCCGAGTGGCCGACGCTCCTCTCCCCGGCGGTCATGGCGGGGACCGTGCTCCTCGCCGGCCTGGCGGGCGTGGTGGCGGGCTTCTACCCCGCCCTGCGCGCCTCCCGGCTCGATCCCATCGACGCGCTCAGGTACGAATGA
- a CDS encoding NAD(P)-dependent oxidoreductase, translating to MTAPARPLLYLVRALPGAELAPLRASFEVRGGEPHPPARDRLLAEAREAAALVVTYLDRVDAALLEALPRLRHVASYGVGLNHVDLAACRARGVVVTNTPDVVTDATADLTLALLLAAARRVAEGDRVVRAGGWTTVDPGWMLGTEVTGKTLGIVGFGRIGQAVARRAAGFSLRILYAAPREVAFPGAERVELDALLARSDFVSLNVPLTPGTENLLSRERLFAMKRGAILVNTARGAVVDEAALAEALASGHLAAAGLDVFRDEPRVPQALLARENAVLTPHLGSGTRETRAAMTRMVLADVLRVGRGEAPLHPVP from the coding sequence GTGACCGCGCCCGCCCGCCCGCTCCTCTACCTCGTGCGCGCCTTGCCCGGGGCCGAGCTGGCGCCGCTGCGCGCGAGCTTCGAGGTGCGGGGAGGCGAGCCGCACCCGCCCGCCCGCGACCGGCTCCTCGCGGAGGCGCGCGAGGCGGCCGCGCTGGTGGTCACCTACCTCGACCGCGTCGACGCGGCGCTCCTCGAGGCGCTGCCCCGGCTGCGGCACGTCGCCTCTTACGGCGTCGGCCTGAACCACGTGGACCTCGCCGCCTGCCGCGCCCGCGGCGTGGTGGTCACGAACACGCCCGACGTCGTGACCGACGCGACCGCCGACCTGACGCTCGCCCTCCTGCTGGCCGCCGCGCGCCGCGTGGCCGAGGGCGACCGGGTGGTCCGCGCCGGCGGCTGGACCACGGTCGACCCGGGCTGGATGCTCGGCACCGAGGTCACCGGCAAGACGCTCGGGATCGTGGGGTTCGGGCGCATCGGGCAGGCGGTCGCCCGCCGCGCGGCCGGGTTCTCCCTGCGGATCCTGTACGCGGCGCCGCGCGAGGTGGCGTTCCCCGGCGCGGAGCGCGTCGAGCTCGACGCGCTGCTGGCGCGGAGCGACTTCGTCTCCCTGAACGTGCCGCTCACCCCGGGCACCGAGAACCTCCTCTCGCGCGAGCGCCTCTTCGCCATGAAGCGAGGGGCGATCCTCGTGAACACCGCCCGCGGCGCGGTGGTCGACGAGGCCGCGCTGGCGGAGGCGCTGGCGAGCGGGCACCTCGCCGCCGCCGGCCTCGACGTCTTCCGAGACGAGCCGCGCGTCCCCCAGGCCCTGCTCGCCCGCGAGAACGCCGTGCTCACGCCGCACCTCGGCTCCGGCACCCGCGAGACGCGCGCCGCCATGACGCGGATGGTGCTCGCCGACGTCCTCCGGGTCGGGCGCGGCGAGGCGCCGCTCCACCCGGTCCCCTGA
- a CDS encoding MlaD family protein, translated as MTRPLLNKAFAVGLLVAVCGVAFLVAFTFFRKGGYSDKDTYRVFAFYEDATGLTWKSRVQIAGIQVGEVERITLDQSRARLDIRIRKDIDVHADACLTKRFPSTLLPDALLDLVPGTPRTPSLRELPEDQREIRCALESTSVAKLLDSMAKIATDVQSVTRELNQMVAGSQGSIRNIIANLEKASASLDDSLAQGHDKIAAILDNAESFTGTLADVAQADQQRYRDIAKNIDQASKRLDGILASVQQMVGSGDESGDLRKTVADARESLQHLNNSLKQVEKVATNIGEGKGVAGKLLNDERLGEKLGGTIEQVSDYVDKLAKLQIKVDLRSEWLLTQSGAKTYAGFALVPRPDKYYLFQVVSDPRGVNTQTVETVVSQTPAGTASTQTTRTLNQQTVSFTLEFVKRFGPAAFRIGLIESSGGAGADLYLLDDRLKLSVEVYQFARPDRPTFPRAKLWADYTFFKYLYATVGSDDFLNAWRAGRYPGGPKFAIGQDVFFGGGIMFTDDDLKTLFGVAGSSLSSAGTSAK; from the coding sequence ATGACCCGCCCGCTCCTCAACAAGGCCTTCGCCGTAGGGCTCCTCGTCGCCGTGTGCGGGGTCGCCTTCCTGGTCGCGTTCACCTTCTTCCGGAAGGGCGGCTACTCGGACAAGGACACCTACCGCGTCTTCGCCTTCTACGAGGACGCCACCGGCCTCACCTGGAAGAGCCGCGTCCAGATCGCCGGCATCCAGGTGGGCGAGGTGGAGCGGATCACGCTCGACCAGAGCCGGGCGCGGCTCGACATCCGCATCCGCAAGGACATCGACGTCCACGCGGACGCGTGCCTCACGAAGCGGTTCCCCTCCACGCTGCTCCCCGACGCGCTGCTCGACCTCGTGCCGGGCACGCCGCGCACCCCGTCGCTCCGGGAGCTCCCCGAGGACCAGCGCGAGATCCGCTGCGCGCTCGAGTCGACGAGCGTCGCGAAGCTCCTCGACTCGATGGCGAAGATCGCGACCGACGTCCAGTCGGTCACGCGCGAGCTGAACCAGATGGTGGCGGGCTCGCAGGGCTCGATCCGCAACATCATCGCCAACCTGGAGAAGGCGAGCGCCAGCCTCGACGACAGCCTGGCGCAGGGGCACGACAAGATCGCGGCCATCCTCGACAACGCCGAGAGCTTCACCGGCACGCTGGCCGACGTGGCGCAGGCGGACCAGCAGCGCTACCGCGACATCGCGAAGAACATCGACCAGGCCTCGAAGCGGCTCGACGGGATCCTGGCCAGCGTCCAGCAGATGGTCGGCAGCGGCGACGAGTCGGGGGACCTGCGCAAGACGGTGGCCGACGCGCGCGAGTCGCTCCAGCACCTCAACAACTCGCTCAAGCAGGTGGAGAAGGTCGCCACCAACATCGGCGAGGGGAAGGGCGTCGCCGGCAAGCTCCTCAACGACGAGCGGCTGGGGGAGAAGCTGGGCGGGACCATCGAGCAGGTCTCGGACTACGTCGACAAGCTCGCCAAGCTGCAGATCAAGGTCGACCTGCGCTCGGAGTGGCTGCTCACCCAGAGCGGCGCCAAGACCTACGCCGGCTTCGCGCTCGTCCCGCGGCCGGACAAGTACTACCTGTTCCAGGTGGTGAGCGACCCCCGCGGCGTCAACACGCAGACCGTGGAGACGGTGGTCAGCCAGACGCCGGCCGGCACGGCCAGCACCCAGACCACCCGCACCCTCAACCAGCAGACGGTGAGCTTCACGCTCGAGTTCGTGAAGCGCTTCGGGCCGGCCGCCTTCCGCATCGGGCTCATCGAGAGCTCGGGCGGCGCCGGCGCCGACCTCTACCTGCTCGACGACCGGCTCAAGCTCTCGGTCGAGGTCTACCAGTTCGCCCGCCCCGATCGCCCCACCTTCCCGCGCGCCAAGCTCTGGGCCGACTACACCTTCTTCAAGTACCTCTACGCCACGGTCGGCTCGGACGACTTCCTCAACGCCTGGCGCGCCGGGCGCTACCCCGGCGGCCCGAAGTTCGCCATCGGCCAGGACGTCTTCTTCGGGGGCGGCATCATGTTCACCGACGACGACCTGAAGACGCTCTTCGGCGTGGCGGGCAGCAGCCTCTCGAGCGCGGGCACGAGCGCGAAGTAG
- a CDS encoding TlpA family protein disulfide reductase, translated as MNRWLKLVLLALAVVLAFELVVHRARRLRGVPSGVAAPGFTLPAADGAQVSLEGLRGKVVALNFWATWCGPCREEIPELARVYTARQGRCFEMLGVAEESGAHGEVTATARKLGINYPVLFDDDAKVGDAFHIPGYPRTYLIDVDGRIRKVFEGQLAEGELDRALAPLLAECPRA; from the coding sequence ATGAACCGCTGGCTGAAGCTCGTCCTCCTCGCCCTCGCCGTCGTCCTCGCGTTCGAGCTCGTCGTGCACCGCGCCCGCCGCCTGCGCGGGGTGCCCTCCGGCGTCGCCGCCCCGGGCTTCACGCTGCCCGCCGCCGACGGCGCCCAGGTCTCGCTGGAGGGGCTGCGCGGCAAGGTGGTGGCGCTGAACTTCTGGGCCACCTGGTGCGGCCCGTGCCGGGAGGAGATCCCGGAGCTGGCGCGCGTCTACACCGCGCGGCAGGGCCGCTGCTTCGAGATGCTGGGGGTGGCGGAGGAGTCGGGCGCGCACGGCGAGGTGACGGCCACCGCCCGGAAGCTCGGCATCAACTACCCGGTGCTGTTCGACGACGACGCCAAGGTGGGCGACGCCTTCCACATCCCCGGCTACCCGCGCACGTACCTCATCGACGTGGACGGGCGCATCCGCAAGGTGTTCGAGGGCCAGCTCGCGGAGGGGGAGCTCGACCGCGCCCTCGCCCCGCTGCTCGCCGAGTGCCCGCGAGCCTGA
- a CDS encoding ABC transporter ATP-binding protein: MIAIRDLHKSFGDHKVLDGITIDVERGTTFVVLGGSGSGKTVLMKHVIGLLKPDSGTVLVDGIEIPKLEGRELTEARRMFGMVFQGAALFDSMTVYDNVAFPLHERQRGIKPSELRERVIEKLKVVDLDEDVLTKFPAELSGGMRKRVALARAVVHEPKVVLYDEPTTGLDPITTAYVDDMILSAKQRLGVTSMVISHDIASAFKVADRMAVLYDGHLAAQGTPEEVRRSDHPYVQHYLSMWFEKQ; encoded by the coding sequence GTGATCGCGATCCGAGACCTCCACAAGTCGTTCGGCGATCACAAGGTGCTCGACGGGATCACCATCGACGTCGAGCGCGGGACCACCTTCGTGGTGCTGGGCGGGTCCGGCTCCGGCAAGACGGTGCTCATGAAGCACGTCATCGGGCTGCTCAAGCCCGACTCCGGGACGGTGCTCGTCGACGGGATCGAGATCCCGAAGCTCGAGGGCCGTGAGCTCACCGAGGCGCGCCGCATGTTCGGGATGGTCTTCCAGGGAGCGGCGCTGTTCGACTCGATGACCGTGTACGACAACGTCGCCTTCCCGCTGCACGAGCGCCAGCGGGGGATCAAGCCGAGCGAGCTGCGCGAGCGGGTGATCGAGAAGCTCAAGGTCGTCGACCTCGACGAGGACGTGCTCACGAAGTTCCCGGCGGAGCTGTCGGGCGGCATGCGCAAGCGCGTGGCGCTGGCCCGGGCGGTGGTCCACGAGCCCAAGGTCGTGCTCTACGACGAGCCCACCACCGGCCTCGATCCCATCACCACCGCCTACGTCGACGACATGATCCTCTCGGCCAAGCAGCGGCTCGGGGTGACGAGCATGGTCATCTCCCACGACATCGCGAGCGCCTTCAAGGTGGCCGACAGGATGGCGGTGCTCTACGATGGCCACCTCGCCGCGCAGGGCACCCCGGAGGAGGTGCGCCGGAGCGATCACCCCTACGTGCAGCACTACCTCTCCATGTGGTTCGAGAAGCAGTAG
- a CDS encoding TolC family protein, with product MTLALLLSAALGAAAAAPLPASAPGTLTLEEALARARSHPRSAQALAVAAQAEARAREVFGSFLPDVNATASYSRATSNFAPSPGTQSGGGFRVALPETDATSPYYAAALSVQAPLWDFGRTLGQVRSARASEAAARSDLAAARQDVELQVRTSWFAALAAQALVQVADDTIGQMQKHLDFAQASLEVGRRTRFDVTRAQVDLTNARITKLQADNGVASARAALEAAVGEPLGPVRLVAPEDPGGPDPRPADEVERALRQRPELRALDLRVGAAEQSLAAARSAWFPVLSASGQYGWRGADFPLVHNWQVGAALSWNLFNGFSDAAAVDEQRGAVEQARAARELEALQVRSEVEQAALAVGEARARRDAAGVLVTQAQENLELAEGRYQAGVGSIVDLADAEAALTSARSQQVRAGYDLATARAKLVRAVGE from the coding sequence ATGACGCTCGCCCTCCTCCTCTCCGCCGCGCTCGGCGCGGCCGCCGCCGCTCCCCTCCCCGCCTCGGCCCCGGGGACGCTCACGCTCGAGGAGGCGCTCGCCCGCGCCCGGAGCCACCCGCGCAGCGCGCAGGCGCTGGCGGTCGCGGCGCAGGCCGAGGCGCGAGCGAGAGAGGTCTTCGGGAGCTTCCTGCCGGACGTGAACGCGACCGCCAGCTACTCGCGGGCGACGAGCAACTTCGCCCCCTCCCCCGGCACGCAGTCCGGCGGCGGGTTCCGGGTGGCCCTGCCCGAGACCGACGCCACGAGCCCGTACTACGCCGCCGCGCTCAGCGTGCAGGCGCCGCTGTGGGACTTCGGGCGCACCCTCGGCCAGGTGCGCTCGGCGCGGGCGTCCGAGGCGGCGGCGCGCTCCGATCTCGCGGCGGCGCGGCAGGACGTCGAGCTGCAGGTGCGCACGAGCTGGTTCGCCGCCCTGGCGGCGCAGGCGCTGGTGCAGGTGGCGGACGACACCATCGGCCAGATGCAGAAGCACCTCGACTTCGCGCAGGCCTCGCTGGAGGTGGGCCGGCGCACCCGCTTCGACGTGACGCGGGCGCAGGTGGACCTGACGAACGCCCGCATCACCAAGCTCCAGGCCGACAACGGGGTGGCGTCCGCGCGCGCCGCGCTGGAGGCGGCGGTGGGCGAGCCGCTCGGGCCGGTCCGCCTGGTCGCCCCGGAGGACCCCGGCGGTCCCGATCCGCGCCCGGCCGACGAGGTGGAGCGCGCGCTCCGCCAGCGCCCGGAGCTGCGCGCGCTCGACCTGCGCGTCGGCGCCGCCGAGCAGTCGCTGGCCGCGGCGCGCTCCGCCTGGTTCCCGGTCCTCTCCGCCTCCGGTCAGTACGGGTGGCGCGGGGCCGACTTCCCGCTCGTCCACAACTGGCAGGTGGGCGCGGCGCTCTCCTGGAACCTCTTCAACGGGTTCTCGGACGCCGCCGCCGTGGACGAGCAGCGGGGGGCGGTCGAGCAGGCGCGTGCCGCGCGCGAGCTGGAGGCCCTCCAGGTCCGCTCCGAGGTCGAGCAGGCGGCGCTGGCGGTGGGCGAGGCGCGCGCGCGCCGCGACGCGGCCGGGGTGCTCGTCACGCAGGCCCAGGAGAACCTGGAGCTGGCCGAGGGGCGTTACCAGGCGGGCGTCGGCAGCATCGTCGACCTCGCCGACGCCGAGGCCGCGCTCACCTCGGCGCGCTCGCAGCAGGTGCGCGCCGGCTACGACCTCGCCACCGCCCGCGCGAAGCTCGTGCGGGCGGTCGGCGAGTAG
- a CDS encoding ABC transporter ATP-binding protein gives MGDVSVQALKGVSLDLFPGEFVAIMGASGSGKSTFMNVVGCLDRPTAGSYQLDGEEVSRLSRDALARARGRALGFVFQGFNLLPRTSALENVELPMVYQGTSAAERRRRAVEALERVGLAGRLDHAPAQLSGGQQQRVAIARALVNRPRLLLADEPTGNLDSATSLEVMRLFQELNDEGLTVLLVTHEPDIAQHARRTVVFRDGRVLSDEPVASRRLAAREGTGP, from the coding sequence ATGGGCGACGTGAGCGTGCAGGCGCTGAAGGGCGTCTCGCTCGACCTGTTCCCGGGCGAGTTCGTGGCCATCATGGGGGCCTCCGGCTCGGGCAAGAGCACCTTCATGAACGTGGTCGGCTGCCTCGACCGGCCCACCGCCGGCAGCTACCAGCTCGACGGCGAGGAGGTGAGCCGCCTCTCGCGCGACGCGCTGGCGCGGGCGCGGGGCCGCGCGCTCGGCTTCGTGTTCCAGGGCTTCAACCTCCTCCCGCGCACGAGCGCGCTCGAGAACGTCGAGCTGCCCATGGTCTACCAGGGCACCTCCGCCGCCGAGCGCCGCCGCCGCGCCGTCGAGGCGCTCGAGCGGGTGGGGCTGGCTGGCCGGCTCGACCACGCGCCGGCCCAGCTCTCCGGCGGCCAGCAGCAGCGCGTCGCCATCGCCCGGGCGCTCGTCAACCGGCCCCGGCTGCTCCTCGCCGACGAGCCGACCGGGAACCTCGACTCGGCCACCAGCCTCGAGGTGATGCGGCTCTTCCAGGAGTTGAACGACGAGGGGCTCACCGTGCTCCTCGTCACCCACGAGCCCGACATCGCCCAGCACGCCCGCCGGACCGTCGTCTTCCGCGACGGGCGCGTCCTCTCGGACGAGCCGGTGGCCAGCCGGCGGCTGGCGGCGCGGGAGGGGACCGGGCCGTGA
- a CDS encoding efflux RND transporter periplasmic adaptor subunit has product MRALHLAAYALPLALAACGSRPHPAYRTDRVTRGGVAEVVSATGDVSAVVTVNVGSQVSGTISKLYADFNTPVKKDQVVAEIDPRLFQAALERAVAGLAAAEADVAKAKAALADAQRTERRSLELQKRNLIAAADVDAALAAREGAEAALQGAAARVLQARADRDTALTNVQLCRIRSPIDGIVISRSVDVGQTVAASLQAPTLFLIANDLTRMQILANVDEADVGKVKEGLAARFTVDAFPGEQFEGKIREVRQAPSTIQNVVTYAAVIDAPNPERKLRQGMTASVTIVTKQVPEALRVPNAALRFRPAGDPGSARPGGEGRPGAGAGAGRVERTASADGAPRKGVRRGRVYQLRGGQLAPAEVELGISDGRQTELLSGLEEGDEVVTGDGSGAGGPPQGGPRRGLF; this is encoded by the coding sequence ATGCGCGCACTCCACCTCGCCGCCTACGCCCTCCCCCTCGCCCTGGCCGCCTGCGGCAGCCGCCCCCACCCCGCCTACCGCACCGACCGCGTCACCCGCGGGGGCGTCGCCGAGGTGGTCTCGGCCACCGGCGACGTCTCGGCGGTGGTGACCGTCAACGTCGGCTCGCAGGTGTCCGGGACCATCTCGAAGCTGTACGCCGACTTCAACACCCCGGTGAAGAAGGACCAGGTGGTGGCGGAGATCGACCCGCGCCTGTTCCAGGCCGCGCTGGAGCGGGCGGTGGCGGGGCTGGCCGCGGCCGAGGCGGACGTGGCCAAGGCGAAGGCGGCGCTCGCCGACGCGCAGCGGACCGAGCGCCGCAGCCTCGAGCTGCAGAAGCGCAACCTCATCGCGGCGGCGGACGTGGACGCGGCGCTGGCGGCGCGCGAGGGCGCCGAGGCGGCGCTGCAGGGCGCGGCGGCGCGGGTGCTCCAGGCACGCGCCGACCGCGACACGGCGCTCACCAACGTCCAGCTCTGCCGCATCCGCAGCCCGATCGACGGCATCGTCATCTCGCGCAGCGTCGACGTGGGCCAGACGGTGGCCGCGAGCCTGCAGGCTCCCACCCTCTTCCTCATCGCGAACGACCTGACGCGGATGCAGATCCTGGCCAACGTCGACGAGGCGGACGTGGGGAAGGTGAAGGAGGGGCTCGCCGCCCGGTTCACCGTGGACGCGTTCCCGGGCGAGCAGTTCGAGGGGAAGATCCGCGAGGTGCGCCAGGCCCCCAGCACCATCCAGAACGTCGTCACCTACGCCGCGGTCATCGACGCGCCGAACCCGGAGCGGAAGCTGCGCCAGGGGATGACCGCCTCGGTGACCATCGTGACGAAGCAGGTGCCGGAGGCGCTGCGCGTCCCGAACGCCGCGCTGCGCTTCCGTCCAGCCGGCGACCCCGGCTCCGCCCGGCCCGGCGGCGAGGGCCGGCCGGGCGCCGGCGCCGGGGCGGGCCGCGTGGAGCGCACCGCGAGCGCCGACGGCGCCCCGCGGAAGGGGGTGCGGCGCGGCCGGGTCTACCAGCTGCGCGGCGGCCAGCTCGCCCCGGCCGAGGTCGAGCTCGGCATCTCCGACGGCCGCCAGACCGAGCTCCTCTCCGGCCTCGAGGAAGGAGACGAGGTGGTGACGGGCGACGGGAGCGGCGCCGGTGGGCCGCCGCAGGGGGGGCCGCGCCGTGGCCTCTTCTAG
- a CDS encoding MlaE family ABC transporter permease, with protein MNRLRAWVEDFGRMILFGGETLAWVFRPPFRPELILAQMAAIGVGSVFIVGTTGFFTGMVFALQVTYAMGQFGAEGYVGGSVGLALSRELAPVLTALMVIGRSGSAITTELGTMRVTEQIDAMETMAVNPVQYLAVPRLLAALFMFPALTMLFNSLGYLGGYLMGVFVSNIPPGPFIEHTRTMVETQDITHGLFKAFIFGGVVAVITTYRGYAAEPAAGSRGVGEGTTRAVVMSSIATLVFDYVLTLGSVGK; from the coding sequence GTGAATCGGCTACGCGCCTGGGTCGAGGACTTCGGCCGGATGATCCTGTTCGGCGGCGAGACCCTGGCCTGGGTCTTCCGGCCGCCGTTCCGCCCGGAGCTCATCCTGGCGCAGATGGCGGCCATCGGCGTCGGCTCCGTCTTCATCGTCGGCACCACCGGGTTCTTCACCGGCATGGTGTTCGCGCTGCAGGTCACCTACGCCATGGGCCAGTTCGGGGCCGAGGGGTACGTCGGCGGCTCGGTGGGGCTGGCGCTCTCGCGCGAGCTGGCGCCGGTGCTCACCGCGCTCATGGTGATCGGCCGCTCCGGCAGCGCCATCACCACCGAGCTCGGCACGATGCGCGTCACCGAGCAGATCGACGCCATGGAGACGATGGCGGTGAACCCGGTGCAGTACCTGGCGGTGCCGCGCCTCCTCGCCGCGCTCTTCATGTTCCCGGCGCTCACCATGCTCTTCAACTCGCTCGGCTACCTGGGCGGCTACCTCATGGGCGTGTTCGTCTCGAACATCCCGCCCGGCCCCTTCATCGAGCACACCCGCACCATGGTCGAGACGCAGGACATCACCCACGGCCTGTTCAAGGCGTTCATCTTCGGCGGGGTGGTGGCGGTCATCACCACCTACCGCGGCTACGCCGCCGAGCCCGCCGCCGGCTCGCGCGGCGTCGGCGAGGGCACCACCCGCGCGGTGGTGATGAGCTCCATCGCCACCCTGGTCTTCGACTACGTCCTGACGCTCGGGTCGGTGGGGAAGTGA